From the Marinilabiliales bacterium genome, one window contains:
- a CDS encoding M20/M25/M40 family metallo-hydrolase — MLIAGLLHGSGQNSAIGQVDPVVERIIEIGLTDNRTMEHLDVLSNRIGGRLSGSDAYANAARWAASKFREWGMIVEMDEAGEVPVGFNRGPWFGRMIGGDGMTLHFATPSYTSGTMGVQRGHVVLEPKTLAQFERMKGTLNGAWVLITGTNDGWPVDISDEAHERRQRIIERNEETEQRNNEIRRANFGRPEEEHQELIPLEDEPALLYREMVEAGILGVIQKSAVPIRALYDRRNLEDMSFDNLPSTPDIRLNEHQFAIIEQMAGERIYFQLEFDIRNHFKPGPVKYHNVIGIIPGTEFPDEYVIMGGHLDAFDVATGGVDNGSGVSPAMEAARLIMAAGGKPRRTILVCLWAAEEFGLIGSRHWVEQNEEKLDRISNMFNRDSGPLVASSLSVTPAMWDDMERITAPLNSINPDFPFELREHTPRSIPAVARGTDSGSFAVKGVPIMTFGLSDPKGYNFQYGEIWHTERDLYNMSIAEYQEHTSIVTAIVVLGIANLDHLLPREGYWIED; from the coding sequence ATGCTGATTGCCGGACTCCTTCATGGTTCCGGCCAGAACTCCGCCATAGGACAGGTTGATCCTGTTGTTGAGAGAATAATTGAAATCGGACTGACCGACAACCGAACCATGGAACATCTGGATGTCCTGTCAAACCGGATCGGCGGAAGGCTTTCCGGCTCCGACGCCTACGCGAATGCTGCCAGGTGGGCCGCATCAAAATTCAGGGAGTGGGGCATGATAGTCGAGATGGACGAGGCGGGCGAGGTGCCGGTAGGTTTTAACCGCGGGCCATGGTTCGGCAGGATGATAGGGGGAGACGGTATGACCCTTCATTTTGCAACACCTTCGTACACATCGGGAACAATGGGGGTACAAAGGGGACACGTGGTACTCGAGCCCAAAACCCTTGCCCAGTTTGAGCGTATGAAAGGAACGCTTAACGGGGCATGGGTACTGATTACCGGCACAAATGACGGCTGGCCCGTAGATATTTCCGATGAGGCACATGAACGCAGGCAACGTATAATTGAAAGGAACGAAGAGACAGAGCAACGGAACAATGAGATCAGAAGGGCAAATTTCGGCAGGCCCGAAGAGGAGCACCAGGAACTGATACCGCTCGAAGATGAACCTGCCCTTTTGTACCGTGAAATGGTTGAAGCGGGTATTCTGGGAGTCATACAGAAGTCGGCCGTGCCCATAAGGGCGCTTTATGACCGGAGAAACCTCGAAGATATGAGTTTCGACAACCTTCCCTCAACACCCGATATACGGCTCAACGAGCATCAGTTTGCCATTATTGAGCAGATGGCAGGGGAACGCATCTATTTTCAGCTTGAATTTGACATAAGGAACCACTTCAAGCCAGGACCGGTCAAATACCACAATGTAATAGGGATTATTCCGGGCACTGAGTTTCCCGATGAGTATGTCATCATGGGAGGTCACCTTGATGCTTTCGATGTTGCTACAGGGGGAGTGGACAACGGTTCAGGCGTGTCGCCTGCAATGGAGGCTGCGAGACTGATCATGGCTGCCGGAGGTAAACCCAGGCGTACCATACTCGTATGTCTCTGGGCTGCAGAGGAGTTCGGACTTATCGGGTCAAGGCACTGGGTTGAACAGAATGAGGAGAAGCTGGACAGGATAAGCAACATGTTCAACCGCGACAGCGGCCCACTTGTGGCAAGCAGTTTGAGCGTTACCCCGGCAATGTGGGATGATATGGAAAGGATCACCGCGCCGCTAAACAGTATAAACCCCGATTTCCCGTTTGAGCTCAGGGAACACACACCCCGCAGTATTCCCGCAGTGGCGAGAGGCACAGACAGCGGGTCATTTGCGGTAAAGGGAGTGCCAATTATGACATTCGGACTGTCAGACCCGAAAGGGTATAATTTCCAGTACGGCGAGATATGGCACACCGAGCGCGACCTTTACAATATGAGCATTGCAGAATACCAGGAGCATACATCAATTGTTACTGCGATTGTGGTGCTTGGAATAGCAAACCTTGACCATCTTCTGCCCCGGGAAGGATACTGGATTGAGGATTGA
- the selD gene encoding selenide, water dikinase SelD: MEKIIYLDYNATTPVHPEVAEAMRPYLAHVYGNPSSIHSFGADAKKAVEKARQQVAALINCYPDEVVFTSGGTESNNYAIKGAAFGYRDKGSHIITTAIEHPSVSEVCRFLETAGLRVTYVGVDQYGMVDPDEIEKAITRGTILISVMHANNETGTLQPVEEIGKIAGKHGILFHTDAAQSPGKIPVDVREAGTGLLSLAGHKFYSPKGIGALFIKRGIKLQSLMHGAGHETGRRAGTENVPEIVGLGKAAEIALRDLGTNATHMKEMSDRLFARLSEHLPGIRLNGHPEKRLPNTLFVSFPGVSANMLLDGLPLLAASAGAACHGADTSISGVLRAMNVEDELALGTVRFSAGSFTTADEIDRAAGMIIEAVRRLGSNGYDETAAAGEGEPVRLTRFTRGLGCACKIRPQYLERILKDMPLVSDKNVLLGAGTSDDAAVYRIDETTALVQSVDFFTPVVDDPADFGAIAAANALSDIYAMGAMPLFGLNIVGFPSNRLPEQVLRDILKGAGDKCREAGVSVLGGHTVEDTEPKFGMVVTGIVHPGKFITNSGAKPGDVLVLTKPLGTGIISTAVKRQLAGPELALKAVAVMSSLNAGAARAMEKFPVNACTDITGFGLLGHLKEMVSASGVQVHIESSEVPVIEGIFELAAAGAVPGGTVNNLEYVSGITRWNENVSETMKLILCDAQTSGGLLVSLPAEYERQFIERLHKVGVSAGVVIGKVTGTGRAEITVT; the protein is encoded by the coding sequence ATGGAAAAGATAATATACCTCGACTACAACGCAACAACCCCGGTACACCCGGAGGTTGCTGAGGCTATGCGTCCTTACCTGGCCCATGTTTACGGTAACCCGTCAAGCATCCATTCATTCGGTGCAGATGCAAAAAAGGCAGTTGAGAAGGCACGTCAACAGGTTGCAGCTCTTATCAACTGCTATCCCGACGAGGTTGTGTTCACCAGCGGAGGTACCGAATCCAACAATTATGCCATCAAGGGAGCAGCATTCGGCTACCGCGACAAAGGCAGCCACATTATAACCACAGCAATCGAGCACCCTTCCGTTTCAGAGGTTTGCCGGTTCCTTGAAACTGCCGGACTCAGGGTAACATATGTAGGAGTAGATCAATATGGCATGGTTGATCCTGATGAGATAGAAAAGGCAATAACGAGGGGCACCATACTGATATCGGTAATGCATGCCAACAATGAGACCGGCACTCTGCAGCCTGTTGAAGAGATCGGCAAAATAGCAGGAAAGCATGGTATCCTGTTCCATACCGATGCCGCCCAGTCCCCGGGAAAGATCCCTGTCGACGTAAGAGAAGCGGGTACCGGCCTCCTCTCGCTTGCTGGCCACAAGTTCTATTCCCCGAAAGGGATCGGTGCGCTGTTTATCAAACGCGGAATAAAGCTGCAAAGCCTGATGCATGGTGCGGGCCATGAAACAGGGCGCCGTGCCGGCACCGAGAATGTGCCCGAAATAGTGGGACTGGGAAAGGCGGCTGAGATCGCGCTGAGGGACCTCGGTACCAATGCCACCCATATGAAAGAGATGAGCGACAGGCTGTTTGCAAGGCTGTCAGAACATTTGCCCGGCATCAGGCTTAACGGGCATCCCGAAAAGAGGCTGCCAAACACCCTGTTTGTAAGCTTTCCGGGGGTCAGCGCCAATATGCTGCTGGACGGACTTCCCCTGCTGGCGGCTTCAGCCGGAGCGGCATGCCACGGGGCAGACACCAGCATATCGGGTGTGCTGAGGGCCATGAATGTTGAGGATGAGCTTGCATTGGGAACCGTCAGGTTCTCTGCGGGCAGTTTTACAACAGCAGATGAGATTGACAGGGCTGCCGGGATGATCATTGAAGCCGTCAGGAGACTTGGCAGTAACGGTTATGATGAAACAGCAGCAGCCGGCGAAGGTGAGCCTGTAAGGCTGACCCGGTTTACGCGTGGACTAGGTTGCGCGTGCAAGATCAGGCCGCAGTACCTTGAGCGAATTCTGAAAGATATGCCCCTGGTATCCGATAAAAATGTGCTCCTGGGTGCCGGCACCTCCGATGATGCTGCAGTGTACCGCATTGACGAAACAACCGCCCTGGTGCAATCGGTCGATTTCTTTACCCCCGTGGTTGACGATCCTGCAGATTTCGGCGCCATTGCAGCTGCCAATGCCCTGAGCGATATCTACGCCATGGGTGCAATGCCGCTTTTCGGACTGAATATAGTGGGCTTCCCGAGCAACAGGCTGCCCGAACAGGTACTCAGGGATATCCTGAAAGGTGCAGGTGATAAATGCCGTGAAGCGGGTGTCAGCGTGCTCGGCGGACATACGGTTGAAGATACCGAGCCCAAATTCGGAATGGTTGTCACAGGCATCGTTCACCCGGGCAAATTCATCACCAATTCGGGGGCAAAACCGGGAGATGTGCTTGTCCTCACCAAGCCCCTGGGAACCGGAATTATATCCACCGCCGTGAAGCGCCAGCTGGCCGGCCCGGAGCTTGCCCTTAAAGCGGTGGCTGTAATGAGCTCTCTCAACGCCGGGGCGGCCAGGGCTATGGAAAAGTTCCCGGTAAACGCCTGCACCGATATAACCGGATTTGGGTTGCTCGGACATCTCAAAGAGATGGTTTCAGCTTCCGGGGTACAGGTACATATAGAATCGTCAGAAGTGCCTGTTATCGAAGGAATATTTGAACTGGCAGCAGCAGGCGCGGTACCCGGTGGCACGGTCAATAACCTGGAATATGTATCGGGTATCACCAGATGGAACGAAAATGTGTCTGAAACCATGAAACTGATCCTGTGCGATGCGCAGACCAGCGGGGGATTGCTGGTTTCATTGCCGGCAGAATATGAGAGGCAGTTCATTGAAAGACTGCACAAGGTAGGAGTTTCCGCTGGTGTTGTCATCGGTAAGGTGACCGGCACGGGCCGTGCAGAAATTACTGTTACCTGA
- the mnmH gene encoding tRNA 2-selenouridine(34) synthase MnmH, which produces MTSHIGIEKFMELRKSLPVIDVRSPQEFNQGHIPGAVNIPLFSDNERSIVGKAYKNNGSHEAVMAGLDIAGKKLSSFVRAALRRAPGNKVQIHCWRGGMRSEAMGWLLSFAGFDVFILDGGYKEYRRYIRSRWEDPVMLIALSGKTGTGKTDILDQLRHLGQQVIDLEKLACHKGSAFGSLGQPPQPTNEQFENNLADTWLSLDRSEVAWVEDESRSIGSLFIPDALHRKIAESPAVCLEMPDELRVGRLVRDYSSFPEHLLTASVEKIKKKLGRQHAAAATEAIKNKDFSLAARIILKYYDKAYSYDLSQRDPERVFMLQTGTADPAENARLLTGLCREKGLISTVKP; this is translated from the coding sequence ATGACAAGCCATATTGGGATCGAAAAGTTCATGGAGCTGCGCAAATCCCTGCCGGTAATTGATGTAAGGTCACCGCAGGAGTTTAACCAGGGACACATCCCCGGTGCCGTAAACATCCCCCTTTTCAGCGACAATGAAAGGAGTATCGTAGGAAAGGCCTATAAAAACAATGGCAGCCATGAGGCTGTTATGGCAGGCCTTGATATTGCCGGAAAGAAGCTCTCCTCCTTTGTCAGGGCCGCCCTCAGACGTGCACCCGGAAATAAGGTGCAGATACACTGCTGGAGAGGCGGAATGCGCTCTGAAGCCATGGGGTGGCTTCTCTCTTTTGCCGGATTCGATGTTTTTATACTTGATGGGGGCTACAAGGAATACAGGAGATATATCAGAAGCCGCTGGGAAGATCCCGTAATGCTTATTGCCCTTTCGGGGAAGACAGGGACCGGCAAGACCGATATACTGGACCAACTCCGGCATTTGGGGCAACAGGTTATAGACCTGGAAAAACTTGCATGCCACAAAGGTTCAGCTTTCGGCTCACTCGGACAACCCCCGCAGCCGACCAACGAACAGTTTGAAAATAACCTGGCAGATACATGGTTGTCCCTTGACAGATCTGAGGTTGCCTGGGTGGAGGATGAAAGCCGCAGCATTGGCTCTTTATTCATTCCCGACGCCCTTCACAGGAAGATCGCCGAATCCCCTGCAGTATGCCTTGAAATGCCTGATGAACTCAGGGTCGGGAGACTGGTAAGGGATTATTCCTCCTTCCCGGAACACCTTCTTACAGCCTCGGTGGAGAAAATAAAAAAGAAGCTGGGCAGACAGCATGCAGCTGCGGCAACAGAAGCCATTAAAAATAAAGATTTCAGCCTGGCTGCCCGGATAATTCTTAAATATTACGACAAAGCATACAGCTATGACCTTTCACAGAGAGACCCTGAAAGGGTTTTCATGCTTCAGACCGGCACGGCCGATCCTGCCGAAAATGCAAGGTTACTGACCGGCTTATGCCGGGAAAAGGGGTTGATCAGCACAGTCAAACCATAA
- a CDS encoding glycosyl hydrolase: MIRRDFLIKSGLLGSALFVPSVSSCSRAIEEKTENIHAPIRNKVKMAMLSLQKQNWEHGIAAQAFVESGDETMMILMAREAVTRQGADGRLAVISTANGINDSATPLEAVLRTAEITGDESMKEAADRMLEYLFERAPRTEEGYIHHSYHGPELWADSIYMAPPFVAYAGYPEEAYRQAKAIIDRLWIEEEALFAYRWNAETGEISHSNLWGLANAHAIAGMTKLIGHLPPAMSAESNILKGFVRQHLEGCLRYMRDDYLFHNNINEPSTFVETSLAMRVADSVFKGIKEGWLENDYLDTALNIRTAVHEKVDDLGYVTGVPGPTTYARPAWSSEGQAFFLMMEASYDKLQI, from the coding sequence ATGATAAGAAGAGATTTTTTGATCAAATCAGGCCTTCTTGGCAGCGCACTTTTTGTTCCTTCTGTCTCATCCTGCAGCAGGGCCATAGAGGAAAAAACCGAAAATATCCATGCACCGATAAGAAATAAGGTTAAGATGGCCATGCTTTCCCTGCAGAAGCAGAACTGGGAACACGGTATTGCCGCGCAGGCATTCGTTGAGAGCGGCGATGAAACAATGATGATCCTTATGGCCAGGGAAGCGGTTACAAGGCAGGGTGCCGACGGGCGGCTGGCAGTTATCAGCACCGCCAACGGCATAAACGATTCAGCCACACCGCTCGAAGCCGTGCTCAGGACAGCAGAAATAACCGGCGACGAAAGCATGAAGGAGGCGGCGGACAGAATGCTGGAGTACCTGTTCGAAAGGGCCCCGCGCACCGAAGAGGGCTACATACATCACTCCTATCATGGTCCTGAGCTGTGGGCCGATTCGATCTATATGGCTCCGCCCTTCGTCGCCTATGCCGGTTATCCCGAAGAGGCCTACCGGCAGGCAAAGGCCATTATTGACCGCTTGTGGATCGAAGAGGAAGCGCTGTTTGCATACCGCTGGAACGCCGAAACAGGCGAGATCAGCCATTCCAACCTTTGGGGACTGGCCAATGCGCATGCTATTGCCGGTATGACAAAGCTCATCGGCCACCTCCCTCCTGCCATGTCGGCCGAAAGCAATATACTCAAGGGGTTTGTCCGCCAACATCTGGAAGGCTGCCTCAGGTACATGAGAGACGACTATCTGTTTCACAACAACATAAATGAGCCATCCACCTTTGTTGAAACAAGTCTCGCGATGAGGGTGGCCGACTCCGTGTTCAAGGGTATAAAGGAGGGATGGCTTGAAAATGATTACCTGGATACCGCTTTAAATATCAGAACAGCCGTACACGAAAAGGTCGACGACCTGGGATATGTTACAGGTGTGCCCGGTCCGACAACCTATGCAAGGCCGGCATGGTCGAGTGAGGGCCAGGCATTCTTCCTGATGATGGAAGCCTCATACGACAAGCTTCAGATCTGA
- the lon gene encoding endopeptidase La: MSNSDKSQLVLVSDIYPDNIFVLPLENRPVFPGLTLPLSFSGKEMVEIIEHSIEHNNKFVGVSFIRETNGEDILDAELFDTGTLLKIQRIVNKSDDGIQFFGQAVTRFHKIKEIKRAGMDMWQVRYEYDEKDPPSNELKAYTLAVINSVKELIKLNPMFHEQIKLALSQVGMEKPGLLMDLVASFLTADSDKLQEILEATDLFERSEKLLLLLKEEIELNKIQQDIQKQIEEKVSKHQREFFLREQLKVIKKELGLEKDDKSTEIEGFEKKIKQLKLTPEAKKVVDEELEKMKSLESGSAEFQVTRSYLTWLTDLPWGIHSEENYDLVKAEKILDEQHYGLNDVKQRILEFISTIVKRGKVSGSIICLVGPPGTGKTSIGKSIADSLGRKFYRFSLGGMRDEAEIKGHRRTYIGAMPGKFVQSLKRTQVSNPVIMLDEIDKIGASFQGDPAAALLEVLDPEQNSEFLDHYLDVRFDLSNILFVTTANQLDTIPRPLLDRMEVIKLPGYILEEKVEIAKRYLIPKQRREHGLKSAEVSITGKALARIADGYAREAGVRNMENQIKKIMRKATLKQAREGVNKINVSGRNLVEYLGQPVFSAEEIYKKAIPGVTLGLAWTAMGGATLYIEASAVKGKSQGIKQTGQLGKVMQESVDIAYSYVRSLGNKEKSLSDYFRSNFIHLHVPAGATPKDGPSAGITMALAIYSLAVGKGVRNGIGMTGELTLTGRVLPIGGVREKVIAARRVRVFELIFPAGNKKDFDELPGYLKEGIIPHFVHNFNDVLRIAYQG; encoded by the coding sequence ATGAGCAATTCTGACAAAAGCCAGCTCGTTCTGGTATCTGACATATATCCCGACAATATTTTTGTACTGCCACTGGAGAACAGGCCCGTTTTTCCCGGACTTACCCTTCCCCTGTCCTTTTCGGGGAAGGAAATGGTTGAAATTATTGAGCACTCGATTGAACACAACAACAAGTTTGTCGGGGTTTCCTTTATCAGGGAAACCAACGGTGAAGACATCCTGGATGCAGAACTGTTTGATACCGGAACCCTGCTTAAGATCCAAAGGATAGTAAACAAATCGGATGACGGAATACAGTTCTTTGGCCAGGCCGTTACCCGGTTCCATAAGATAAAGGAGATCAAGAGGGCCGGTATGGACATGTGGCAGGTACGGTATGAATATGATGAGAAGGATCCACCGTCAAATGAGCTTAAAGCCTATACTCTTGCCGTGATAAACTCGGTCAAGGAGCTCATAAAGCTCAACCCGATGTTCCATGAGCAGATCAAGCTTGCCCTTTCGCAGGTGGGTATGGAGAAACCAGGACTCCTGATGGATCTGGTGGCATCCTTCCTCACGGCCGACAGCGATAAGCTGCAGGAGATACTTGAGGCAACCGACCTGTTTGAACGGAGTGAAAAGCTGCTGTTACTGCTAAAGGAAGAGATAGAGCTAAACAAGATCCAGCAGGATATCCAGAAACAGATCGAAGAAAAAGTCTCAAAGCACCAGCGTGAGTTCTTTCTGAGGGAGCAGCTCAAGGTGATCAAAAAGGAACTCGGACTAGAAAAAGATGATAAATCGACCGAAATAGAGGGTTTTGAGAAGAAGATCAAACAGTTGAAGCTTACGCCCGAAGCAAAAAAAGTGGTCGATGAAGAGCTGGAAAAGATGAAGTCGCTTGAAAGTGGCTCAGCCGAATTCCAGGTCACCAGATCATACCTTACCTGGCTCACCGATCTGCCATGGGGCATTCATTCCGAAGAGAATTACGACCTTGTCAAAGCCGAAAAAATACTCGATGAGCAGCATTACGGACTTAACGATGTGAAACAGCGGATCCTTGAATTTATCAGCACTATTGTTAAAAGAGGGAAGGTTTCAGGTAGCATCATATGCCTGGTAGGTCCTCCCGGCACAGGTAAAACCTCAATTGGCAAGTCGATTGCCGATTCGCTCGGAAGAAAATTTTACAGGTTTTCACTGGGAGGTATGCGTGATGAAGCAGAAATAAAAGGGCACCGCCGCACATATATCGGCGCTATGCCAGGGAAGTTCGTCCAGAGCCTTAAACGCACACAGGTTTCCAATCCGGTGATAATGCTCGATGAAATTGACAAGATAGGCGCCAGCTTCCAGGGAGACCCTGCAGCCGCGCTGCTTGAAGTGCTGGACCCCGAACAGAACAGCGAGTTCCTTGATCATTACCTTGATGTAAGATTTGATCTTTCCAACATTCTTTTTGTCACCACCGCCAACCAGCTTGACACCATACCCAGGCCGCTGCTCGACAGGATGGAAGTTATAAAGCTACCGGGATACATTCTCGAAGAGAAAGTGGAGATCGCCAAAAGGTACCTAATACCCAAGCAGAGAAGGGAGCACGGATTAAAATCAGCCGAAGTCAGTATAACCGGAAAGGCGCTGGCCAGGATAGCCGACGGCTACGCGAGGGAAGCCGGTGTGCGCAATATGGAGAACCAGATCAAGAAGATAATGCGGAAGGCAACCCTTAAACAGGCACGGGAAGGTGTTAACAAGATAAATGTAAGCGGCAGGAACCTGGTTGAATACCTGGGCCAGCCTGTATTCTCTGCAGAAGAAATCTATAAGAAGGCCATCCCGGGTGTTACCCTGGGTCTGGCATGGACGGCAATGGGAGGTGCAACTTTGTATATAGAGGCCTCGGCCGTAAAAGGCAAATCGCAGGGGATAAAACAGACCGGCCAGCTGGGCAAGGTAATGCAGGAGTCAGTCGACATAGCATATTCATATGTCCGATCCCTCGGCAACAAGGAAAAGTCGTTAAGTGATTATTTCCGTTCAAACTTCATACACCTTCACGTCCCTGCAGGCGCAACTCCAAAGGACGGACCCTCGGCAGGAATTACCATGGCACTGGCCATCTATTCGCTTGCAGTCGGCAAAGGTGTAAGAAATGGTATTGGCATGACAGGTGAGCTTACACTTACGGGGAGGGTGCTTCCCATAGGAGGTGTCAGGGAAAAGGTTATCGCGGCAAGGAGAGTCAGGGTCTTTGAACTGATATTCCCGGCCGGCAACAAGAAAGACTTTGACGAACTGCCCGGATATCTAAAAGAGGGTATAATACCCCATTTCGTTCATAATTTTAACGATGTACTGCGTATAGCCTATCAGGGTTAA
- a CDS encoding gfo/Idh/MocA family oxidoreductase, with product MEQKLKTGIIGCGKVAHLHARALVNAYNSDFRAVCSRSAENGSNFASGYGVSSYTGIEEMVEKEKLDVVVICTPHPAHRGPAVSAMVAGAHVMVEKPLASSLEDCDAMIDTAGKTGRTLGVISQRRFYSPSLRMHKAIKEGRIGSPVLGTVIMLGWRDREYYESDPWRGSWEHEGGGVLVNQSPHQLDLLQWFMGSPISELYGMWDNFNHPYIEVEDTAVAVLRFKNGAIGNIVVSNSQKPGIYGKVHIHGSNGASAGVQTDGGAMFIAGRSGIAEPPVNDLWTIPGEEKMLEQWVREDSDIFNSVDATEYYIRLQHEDFIDAIMSGKTPMVTGSEGRKTVEIFTALYRSQKERRPVCWPLNS from the coding sequence ATGGAACAAAAACTCAAAACGGGAATAATCGGATGCGGAAAAGTAGCCCATCTCCATGCAAGAGCACTGGTTAATGCATACAATTCAGACTTCAGGGCAGTCTGCAGCCGGTCGGCCGAAAACGGAAGTAATTTTGCCTCAGGTTACGGTGTTTCTTCATATACCGGAATAGAAGAGATGGTTGAAAAAGAGAAGCTTGACGTGGTTGTGATCTGTACCCCCCACCCCGCTCACCGAGGGCCGGCTGTCAGCGCTATGGTCGCGGGGGCCCATGTAATGGTGGAAAAGCCGCTTGCATCATCGCTCGAAGATTGTGACGCGATGATTGACACAGCCGGAAAAACCGGCAGAACCCTCGGTGTAATCAGCCAGAGAAGGTTTTACTCACCCAGCCTCAGGATGCACAAGGCAATAAAGGAGGGCCGTATCGGCAGTCCGGTGCTTGGAACAGTGATAATGCTGGGCTGGAGGGACAGGGAATATTATGAGAGCGACCCGTGGCGGGGTTCATGGGAGCATGAAGGTGGCGGCGTTCTGGTGAACCAGTCCCCACACCAGCTCGACCTGCTGCAGTGGTTCATGGGATCCCCCATAAGTGAGCTTTATGGTATGTGGGACAACTTCAACCACCCCTATATTGAGGTTGAAGATACGGCCGTTGCAGTACTCCGGTTTAAGAATGGAGCAATCGGAAATATCGTGGTTAGCAACTCACAGAAACCCGGTATCTACGGCAAGGTACACATCCACGGATCCAACGGTGCTTCGGCAGGAGTGCAGACAGACGGGGGTGCAATGTTTATTGCAGGCCGTTCAGGGATTGCCGAGCCGCCTGTAAATGACCTGTGGACAATCCCCGGAGAGGAAAAGATGCTGGAGCAATGGGTAAGGGAAGATTCTGACATCTTTAACTCGGTCGATGCCACTGAATACTACATTAGGCTGCAACATGAAGATTTCATCGATGCGATAATGAGCGGCAAAACACCTATGGTAACTGGAAGCGAAGGCCGCAAAACCGTTGAGATATTTACTGCACTCTACCGGTCTCAGAAAGAGCGCAGACCCGTCTGCTGGCCGCTGAATTCCTGA